A region from the Rosa rugosa chromosome 6, drRosRugo1.1, whole genome shotgun sequence genome encodes:
- the LOC133718670 gene encoding pentatricopeptide repeat-containing protein At1g71460, chloroplastic yields the protein MEGLSVASPSLSLQIHSFPPKIRFTATGGDNPNNHHAFKLHALSRRRRKPPKFEENDAFPDSLPLHTKNPHAVYKDIQRFARQNKITEALAILDYLDQNGIPVNATTFSHLITACVRTRSLDTGKKIHTYIRINGLEANEFLRRKLVNMYTSFGSVDDAHNLFDDVSSKNVYSWNALLRGTVVAGGKRYRDVLETYSEMRGLGVEMNVYSFSNVIKSFAGASALSQGLRTHGLLVKNGFVDSVIVGTSLIDMYFKCGKIKLARQVFEEMGERDVVLWGAMIAGFAHNRLYKEALEHLRMMVDEGIRPNSVILTSILPVIGEVSARKLGQEAHAYVLKTKSYLKQAFVQSALIDMYCKCGDMEMGRRVFYSSMERNAICWTALMSGYAANGRLEQALRSVIWMQQEGFKPDVVTVATALPVCAELKDLKRGKEIHAYAVKNCFLPNVSIVSSLMVMYSKCGVLEYSIRLFDGMERRNVITWTAMIDSHVENGCLDEALGVIRSMLLSKHRPDSVAMSRMLAICGGLKNLKLGKEMHAQVLKKNFESVHFVSAELVKMYGHCGAIDHAKSFFDTIPVKGSMTWTAIIEAYGYAGMYQEAISLFDQMRSKDFTPNNFTFQVVLSICDRAELVDDACRIFRLMSRRYKTRVSQEQYSLLIELLTRSGRIEEAQRFIQMSSSLV from the coding sequence ATGGAAGGTTTATCAGTAGCCTCACCAagtctctctctgcaaatcCACTCCTTCCCGCCAAAAATTCGCTTCACCGCCACCGGCGGTGACAACCCTAACAACCACCACGCCTTCAAGCTTCACGCTTTATCACGACGACGCCGAAAACCTCCGAAATTCGAAGAAAACGACGCGTTTCCGGACTCGTTACCGCTCCACACGAAGAACCCACACGCCGTTTACAAGGACATACAAAGATTCGCGAGGCAGAACAAGATCACCGAGGCCCTGGCGATTCTGGACTACTTGGACCAAAACGGCATCCCCGTCAACGCCACCACATTCTCCCACCTCATCACCGCCTGCGTCCGCACGAGGTCGTTGGACACCGGCAAGAAGATCCACACCTATATTCGGATCAATGGACTCGAAGCCAACGAGTTTCTGCGCCGGAAATTGGTGAATATGTACACGAGTTTCGGGTCGGTTGATGATGCACACAACTTGTTCGATGATGTGTCTAGCAAGAACGTGTACTCGTGGAATGCGTTGCTTAGAGGGACTGTGGTTGCGGGTGGGAAGCGGTACCGTGATGTTCTCGAGACGTATTCGGAAATGAGGGGGTTGGGGGTGGAGATGAATGTGTATAGTTTCTCTAATGTGATCAAGAGCTTTGCGGGCGCTTCGGCGCTTTCGCAAGGTTTGAGGACGCATGGGCTGTTGGTGAAGAATGGTTTTGTTGATAGTGTGATTGTTGGGACGAGTTTGATTGATATGTACTTCAAATGTGGCAAGATTAAGCTTGCGCGCCAAGTGTTTGAGGAGATGGGTGAGAGGGATGTGGTTTTGTGGGGAGCTATGATTGCGGGTTTTGCGCATAATAGGTTGTACAAGGAAGCTTTGGAGCATTTGAGGATGATGGTGGATGAAGGGATAAGGCCGAATTCGGTTATATTGACTAGTATTCTTCCGGTGATTGGGGAAGTTTCGGCACGAAAGCTTGGGCAGGAAGCGCATGCTTATGTGCTGAAGACAAAGAGTTATTTGAAGCAGGCATTTGTTCAGTCTGCTTTGATAGATATGTATTGCAAGTGCGGCGACATGGAGATGGGAAGACGGGTTTTTTATAGTTCAATGGAGAGGAATGCAATTTGTTGGACTGCTTTGATGTCGGGTTACGCTGCAAATGGGAGGCTTGAGCAGGCATTGAGGTCGGTCATTTGGATGCAGCAGGAAGGGTTTAAGCCGGATGTGGTCACGGTTGCCACTGCCCTTCCGGTTTGTGCAGAGTTGAAGGATTTGAAACGAGGGAAGGAGATTCATGCTTATGCTGTGAAGAATTGCTTCTTGCCCAATGTATCTATTGTTTCTTCTTTAATGGTCATGTACTCAAAGTGTGGTGTCTTGGAGTACTCTATAAGATTATTTGATGGTATGGAGCGGAGAAATGTTATTACGTGGACAGCCATGATAGATTCCCATGTTGAAAATGGCTGCCTAGATGAGGCACTTGGTGTCATAAGGTCAATGCTTTTGTCAAAGCACAGGCCAGATTCGGTTGCAATGTCAAGGATGTTGGCTATTTGCGGGGGACTAAAGAATTTGAAGCTTGGGAAGGAAATGCATGCACAAGTTTTGAAGAAGAATTTTGAGTCCGTCCATTTTGTTTCTGCTGAACTTGTGAAAATGTATGGGCACTGTGGAGCAATTGATCATGCAAAGTCATTTTTCGATACAATTCCAGTCAAGGGTTCAATGACATGGACTGCAATTATAGAAGCTTATGGATATGCTGGCATGTATCAAGAAGCAATTAGTCTTTTTGATCAGATGAGATCTAAAGACTTCACTCCAAACAATTTCACTTTCCAAGTGGTTCTATCTATTTGTGACCGAGCTGAATTGGTTGATGACGCTTGCCGTATCTTCCGTTTGATGTCTCGCAGATATAAAACCAGGGTATCTCAAGAACAGTACTCTCTACTCATTGAACTTCTTACTCGATCTGGCCGCATTGAGGAAGCTCAGAGATTTATACAAATGAGCTCATCTTTAGTATAA